Part of the Candidatus Abyssobacteria bacterium SURF_5 genome is shown below.
CGTCCTCACCACGATCCCGTAAATGAACAGCGCGGTCGCCACGTGGAAAAATGCGCAGAGCGTGAAGAGGAGGTGCACCGGCATCTTCGAGCCGCCCTCGAAGATGGAGACCAGCCCGAAAGATATCAGCATCCAGAGCGGGTGGAATCCGTTGGTCGGGTGAACGCCGTCGAGCGTGGCGCCCAGCCCCTGCGAAAGGCTCCTCGCCACCCCCAGATAATAAAAAACATCTTCGAACCCGAAATGGGAGAGGCTGACCTCGAGCGGAAGCCACGCGAGCAACAGACACAGAATCAACCCTGCGGCTGACAGAGCGCCGGCGAGGACTTTGTCGAGACGGGCGGGGAATGGATTGCTGCTGCTCAAGAGTCTATTCCGGAATATTCTGAAGAAATGTGATTAGACGTTGCAGATTTCGCTGGTGTTTCTCCCTCATATGACGAAAACTCATGCCGATGATATACCCCTGCGTTTTCGTGGTCAGCTTATCGGCCCAAACGACGCGGCCATCGGTCTCTATTGGAGGAGCGACCGGGTTTTCAATAGCTATTTTCACCATCAGCCCGGGCGGGAGACTGTGGTCCAGCTCGAGAGCGAGGCCGCGCTCGCTGATATTCAGGATATACGCGGTCTCTCCCTTCTGAAATTGGATATCCTGTGCCTTTACTGTCTTGCGGGAGGCGCCCGAAGGATTAAAGTCAAGGATTCCTTTTAAAGAGGTCTTGCAGGAATAACGCATGAATTTACGCCGTTCCCCTGTCTTCGCTTTTTTTCCGTTATCCCCCGGTTGCTTCTTCATAGGTTCCTCACTAAGATGCTTGCATCCGCGTCCTGAAGAATTCTATTGTCCGCGCGAGTCCCACCCGCAAATCGACTTTCGGCTCCCACTGAAGCGCCCTGCGCGCAAGTGTTATATCCGGCTGCCTCACCTTCGGATCATCGATCGGGAGCGGCTGCATGATAATCTCGCTGCCGCCACCAACGAGATCCCTCACCAGTTTTGCCAGCTCGAGCACGGACATCTCATTGGGATTTCCCACATTCACCGGCCCGCATTGCTCTGAATGCAGCAATCGAAAGATACCGTCCACCAGATCGTCGACGTAACAGAAGCTCCGGGTCTGCGAGCCGTCGCCGTACACGGTCAGCGGCTTGCCGGCAAGAGCCTGCGTGATGAAATTGGATACTACCCTTCCGTCCTGCGGGCGCATCCGCGGCCCGTACGTGTTGAAAATCCTCGCGATGCGCGTCTGCATTTTGTGGACCCGGTGATACGCCATCACAAGCGCCTCGGCGAAACGCTTCGCCTCATCGTATACTCCCCGCGGGCCGATGGGATTAACGTTGCCCCAATACGATTCCGGCTGCGGATGGATCAGCGGGTCGCCGTAAACTTCCGAGGTCGAGGCCAGCAGCAGTCGCGCACCCTTGTCCTTCGCAAGGCCGAGCACTTTATGTGTTCCGAGCGCGCCCACCTTCAATGTCTGGATCGGAAGTTCGAGGTAATCGATCGGGCTGGCGGGGGAGGCGAAATGAAGAACGTACTGCAGCGAACCCCCGACATAGATATATTCGGTCACATCGTGCTGGATGAATTTGAAATGCGGATTTCCGAACAGATGCGAGATGTTGTCGCACGTGCCCGTGATCAGGCTGTCGACGCAAATGACGTCGTATCCTTCTCCGATGAATCGGTCGCACAGGTGCGAACCCAGAAACCCGGCGCCGCCGGTGATCAGTACCCTGGCCAAATATTCCTCCTTCAGGTATTCCTGCGCCAGTATTCGACCATGTCTCCAAGCGTCTTTGCCAGTGGAATGCTCGGCTTCCATCCGATGGCTTTCTGAATCTTCCCGTAATCGCCGCGTATCTCCTCGACGTCGCTCGGGCGCGTGCGGTCGGCCGATTCGACCACCTTCAGCTCGCGCCCCGAATACGCCATCAGCATTTCAAGCAGCGCGCTCACCGACACGGATGCCCCCGAACAGATATTGTAGACTTCGCACGAGTCGCCGCCCTTCAGGATATCGCGATACGCGCGCACGACGTCCCTCACATCGAGGAAATCGCGCTTCGGCCGCAGATTGCCGACATGAATTTCGGGAGTGCGCCGCCCCTTCTCCGCCTCGACTATCTGTCGCGCAAAATCGGAGCACACGAAACGCGGCGACTGGCGCGGGCCGGTATGATTGAACGGGCGCACGCGCACGACGTGCAGATGGCTGTTCAGGCCGTATTCATACGCGAGCATGCTCGCGCTCACTTTGCTGACCGAATACGGGTTCGTCGGCCTCAACGGGTTTTCCTCGCGAATGGGAAGCTCGCTCTGCTTGACGCGCCCGTACTCATCGGCCGAGCCCACGAACAGAACGCGCGGGCGATTTTTGAGTTTTCGCGCCGCCTCCAGGAGATTCAATGTGCCCAGCAGGTTGATCTTGAACGTTATCCGCGGATCAACGACCGAGTCCGGAATGAAAGTGAGCGCAGCCAGATGATAGATGCAGTCGGGTTTCGCCTGAGCGACTGCGCGATTCGTCGTTTCGACGTCCCGCAGATCGCAGTCGAGCAACTGCACGTGCGAGAGCAGCGGCTTCAGATTCTGAAGATTCTCATCCGGCAGCCTGGTCCCGGCCACGTTCTCGCCGTCGCTCAGCAGCAGTTCGGCGAGATATGACCCGGCAAAGCCTGCGATTCCGGTTATCAACGCTTTCACATCAATGGTCCTTCTGCAAAACGAGGGGCATGAGAACATGCCTCGAACATCATCGGGAAAAATACTCGATCACTTTCCGCAGCAACTGCTCGAGCGACGTCTTCGGCTCGAAGCCGACCAACTTCCTTGCCTTGCTGATATCGGGCACGCGCCTGTGAAGGTCTTCGAAACCCTTCTCATACGCCTGCTCATAGGGCACATATTCAATTTTCGAATTGCTGTTGGTCATGCGGACAATCTTGTGCGCGAGCTCCGAAATGGTGATCGGCTCGGTCGAACCAAGATTAAATATCTCGCCCTCGGCCTTCGGATGCTCCGCCAGCGCAATGGTGCCCTCGACGATATCGTCAATATAAGAAAAACAGCGTATCTGTTTTCCATCGCCGTACACGAGCAGCGGGTGACCCAGCAGAGCGGCCTTCACAAAGCGGGGAATGACCATGCCGTACTCGCCGGTCTGCCGCGGGCCGCACGTGTTGAAATAGCGAAGCGCGACGACCGGCAGTTTCTTTTCCCGCCAATACGCGAGCGCAAGAAACTCGTCGAACGCCTTGGTGCACGAGTAGCCCCAGCGCGAGATCGCGGTCGAGCCGAGTATCCTGTCGTCGTCTTCGCTTAGCCGGTCCTTCTCGTTCTTCCCGTAAATTTCGGAGGTGGACGCCAGGATCACCTTCCGCTTGTGACGGTTGGCGGATTCGAAAACGTTTTCCGTTCCCTTGATATTGATCCGCAGCGAATTGAGCGGATTGTCGATGATGTATTTGACTCCAACCGCAGCCGCCAGATGATACACCATTTGGCACTGCGATACCAACGAATCGACGGTGGAAGCGTCGAGAATCGTTCCGAGCACGAATGAAAACTTCGGGTCCCCCTGAAGATGCTCGATGTTGTCGCGGCTGCCGGTCGATAGATCGTCAAGCACGCTCACGTGGTTTCCCCGCTTCGTCAGGGCCTCTGCAAGATGCGACCCGATGAAGCCGGCGCCGCCGGTTACCAGAATGTCGGCCACTGCTTTTCCTCGATCGGTTCTATGTCGGTTGTCCGTTCGATCCGCCTCATGGGGAACGCGGTTATATTAACGAGCGCCATGATCGAAGTCGCCTCGCGCCGGTCCCGAAGAACGAGAAAGAACTCCAGACAGTCCAGGCTGTGCCACACCCACAACTCCTGATATGAAAGCTCGTCTTCGGAAAAATCATATCGTTGCTCGAAGCCCGCACGCCACACCGGACCGAAGGATTTACTGGCCGCGTACACGAGCTGTGTTGTCGAAGGACTCTCCAAACTGTCGCCGTGAGTCGCACCGATATGAGCCTCAAACAGCTCCGGATTCGAGTACCTGAGGATGGCGCTTGCCAGGTCGTTGCGGGTCTCGTCCCTGAAATCGCTGAACGCCTTCAGCACCAGTTGCCAGTGCGGAATCGGAATGATCCAGAGCTCGTTGTCGAGCTCGGCAAGCTTGTCTTCGCCGTCATCGAATTCCACTCCCGCCGTTATCCGGTATTGGAGCACCTCGCGCTTGAGGCCGTCCCGCCGCTTGGCTTGCAGATAGTTGCGCACCTCGATCTCGACTGAATTCGCGCGGTCGATCCGATCGACGTTGTCGAATTGCAGCAGGTCCTCCGGCCTGTCGTCGGGCTCGGGCCTGAACCGGTACGTCACCGTCGGCACCATGACGTGCCGGAAGTTCGAATACATGGGAAACAGCGAACCGTATACCCGCTGAACCTTTGTCTGCGCCGCCACGCCGGTGGACCAGGAGAGGCGGAATTCATCATCTTCCTCGTCCAGAGTATCAGAGTAATACGTCGCATCCCCTTCAACAAACGGAACGAATTCAAGCCTGTTCCACAAGCGCACCGGGTACGCAATTCGCGCATCGGTGAAATTGCGCGCGGTATGGAAATCCTCCGGCTCATGGTTCAGGTAAGCGCTCTGATTTCCGCCGCTGAAGAAGAAGCCGGTATCGCCGATCCGCTGCTCGAGCAGTTCAAGCCTCAACTGGGGGAAGCGCTCGACCTGCTCAACATAATCCGCCAGCCGCACGCTGGTCAGGAACGATATCACGTCGTGGGTTCCCGTTCGCTCGAGATTGAAGAACGACTGCGGCGGCTCGCGGTCTTCATATTTATCAAATGAATAGGTTTTCAAGAATTCTTCGTCGGTGTTGTATTCGGCGCGAAAAATCGCGTTCCACTCGTGCGGCAGGTTCTGCCGATAAAACGCGTATGCGGTCCCCCTGTGTTCATCCACGCCCGGCTCTTCGGCCTCGTCGCTCAAGTCGTAAATGTAGAACGTGTCGAACCAGCCGCGGCCATCTCCCTCGAACAGCTCGAGCTCGCCGTCCAATCCCGCGCCGACACCGCTCTCAGTGAACGCGCGAACGTGCGGTTTCAGCGAGACGCCTTCCGCCGGCTCCACTTCATATGCCAGCCCGAGATAAGCGCCGACGTCCGATTGGGTGCCGGCTTCCAGTTCGATGGGAGGAACCCGGGTGTCGAGGTCCTGCGAATAATACGGGAAATAGAAAATCGG
Proteins encoded:
- a CDS encoding PilZ domain-containing protein, producing MKKQPGDNGKKAKTGERRKFMRYSCKTSLKGILDFNPSGASRKTVKAQDIQFQKGETAYILNISERGLALELDHSLPPGLMVKIAIENPVAPPIETDGRVVWADKLTTKTQGYIIGMSFRHMREKHQRNLQRLITFLQNIPE
- a CDS encoding SDR family oxidoreductase, which produces MEAEHSTGKDAWRHGRILAQEYLKEEYLARVLITGGAGFLGSHLCDRFIGEGYDVICVDSLITGTCDNISHLFGNPHFKFIQHDVTEYIYVGGSLQYVLHFASPASPIDYLELPIQTLKVGALGTHKVLGLAKDKGARLLLASTSEVYGDPLIHPQPESYWGNVNPIGPRGVYDEAKRFAEALVMAYHRVHKMQTRIARIFNTYGPRMRPQDGRVVSNFITQALAGKPLTVYGDGSQTRSFCYVDDLVDGIFRLLHSEQCGPVNVGNPNEMSVLELAKLVRDLVGGGSEIIMQPLPIDDPKVRQPDITLARRALQWEPKVDLRVGLARTIEFFRTRMQAS
- a CDS encoding SDR family oxidoreductase, which gives rise to MFSCPSFCRRTIDVKALITGIAGFAGSYLAELLLSDGENVAGTRLPDENLQNLKPLLSHVQLLDCDLRDVETTNRAVAQAKPDCIYHLAALTFIPDSVVDPRITFKINLLGTLNLLEAARKLKNRPRVLFVGSADEYGRVKQSELPIREENPLRPTNPYSVSKVSASMLAYEYGLNSHLHVVRVRPFNHTGPRQSPRFVCSDFARQIVEAEKGRRTPEIHVGNLRPKRDFLDVRDVVRAYRDILKGGDSCEVYNICSGASVSVSALLEMLMAYSGRELKVVESADRTRPSDVEEIRGDYGKIQKAIGWKPSIPLAKTLGDMVEYWRRNT
- a CDS encoding NAD-dependent epimerase/dehydratase family protein; its protein translation is MLVTGGAGFIGSHLAEALTKRGNHVSVLDDLSTGSRDNIEHLQGDPKFSFVLGTILDASTVDSLVSQCQMVYHLAAAVGVKYIIDNPLNSLRINIKGTENVFESANRHKRKVILASTSEIYGKNEKDRLSEDDDRILGSTAISRWGYSCTKAFDEFLALAYWREKKLPVVALRYFNTCGPRQTGEYGMVIPRFVKAALLGHPLLVYGDGKQIRCFSYIDDIVEGTIALAEHPKAEGEIFNLGSTEPITISELAHKIVRMTNSNSKIEYVPYEQAYEKGFEDLHRRVPDISKARKLVGFEPKTSLEQLLRKVIEYFSR